The genomic stretch TTCCTCTGTCACAAATTTTCAAAGCTTTGTTTTGCTACATCCCAAATTTTGGCCTTTTAGCATATAACACACAAAAAGTCTAAGAGGCTTATCTATCCATAAAATTTAAGTCTCACCTGATCTACAACATTGCTATAGTTACATTTTTTAAGTGAGCATGAAAACATTCTATACAGTGAGTGCGGCGGAGCGATGAACATCTAATGGCTAAGACGACCTCAGGGCACGTGCCCGAATGCTCTCAGTGATCCAATGCTCACCACACCGCCACACTCATTGCAGAGAATAACCATTCCTACCAAACTCCCTgggaaaaaagtaaaaaatttcattacctGCGTAACAGCCAAAGCAGACCAATAAAAGTGGCTGAATTTAAGGCACGTTCTGGATCTAAACCAAGGGTTTTTCAATTGTGAAAAAGTGGGGTAACAAGAATATTCATTAAACCTTCAATTGATGAAGCCACCATGAGAAGAATTCAGATTTCCTTGTAGAAACTATGAGGCTTTTAGGGCATGGAAATACAAAAGAGCAGTCAAGGACGCACTCCATATACACATAAATCAAGCACTTCGCCTCTCCTCGGAAAATCTTGGAAGTTGAACAAGTGAGTTGACTCGAGTAACACCTTCCAAACCTGACCAGTTTTGATCCTCAATCATCACGGTTCCATCACTTTCATCCACAGCAACCAGAATTTTGCTGTTTGGATCACTGTCTTCAGCTGATCTGACTGTAAAATTCCTCTGCAGAGATGGTTCTGGGATCTGTCCATCATCTGACTCAGTTGTGTTATTGAATGAATGTTGGCTTTGATGAGTGGCAGTATATATGCCTTGGTCCTCTGGTTCATCAGATTCAGAGTCCATCTTACCATCCAAGAACAAACAAACCACTGCACAGTCATCCATTTTAGATGTGGGGTATTTAAGTTTCCATTCACGAGCAGCTGACTCGACTAGGATTCGTGCAGCTGAAGATCGATTTGGGGTAGAGGCCACAATCTCAACCACTTCTTCGTTGCTCAACACATCCCAGACCTGCAGCAAGGATCTTAAAATTACTTAAAGCACTGGAGGATTTTCAGTCCTTTAAAAATGAGAGACACCTCATGTCTTTGAGTTTCTTTATCCTTACTAAACTAACAAACTAATTTTGGATGGGAATTGGGATACTCTAGCAGTAAGAACATAATATAGACCAAGGGTGGTAGCTGTAAAGACCAACTCCTCACAATAATGAGGTCAAGGGTTCAACTCCCCTTGTGGCCTACTtatcagaggaaaaaaaaaagaacataatATAGTCCACTTGATCATCCCATAAATTTTGTACAACATGGAGGGATTGGATTTGTCAACAATTCATCAAAAAGCCCCACTGAACAGAATTCCTAAACCAAAGATTAACCTGGTCAATGGATTCTAACCTTTCAATTTATTTAACTTTTACAGGCCATAGATCTTTATTTcactaaaatgaaaaattggCCACCTTTAATTCCATTCAACAGGTTGAATGTCCCTTTTTCCCTGGTAGAAGGTTGTAATACAATTTAGGTGGATGTCGGCCAAACTTTCGCAATGGTATACCCCAACATCCTAAATTTTAAAGTTCTGGAAATTGATAACTGCAATCCTTGACAACAGCATGTGTCTAGTCAAAGACAACCAAATCACCTCAACTCAACTGTTCTCAAATAAATAGGCCAGCAACACAAACCCTGTTTCCCCAATTGAACTCTATTCTTGGTCATATTTGTTAACTATAAGCCATGCATATCTTTTCCCACCACTTCCCCTAAAGTTATTCATGGCCTACCCTTTGTTTTTTTAGCTCCACCCAAAATCATCCAAAGACCATTCCTACACAAGTCCaagccacctcaaatgactttctctcCACTAATCACATTTCAAGGCTACTCCTAAATCACCTTCACTAAAGTCATCCAGCAACCTAAGCTATGACTTTCATTGATAAAATATGCATACAATGGTTATACAACTTGTAATTTGAAGGGAGCAAGTCTACCTGTCAATGGCATAAACCTTGCATGTATGATGATAACATAACCCTAGAAATATAGATGTCTAGGACTCTAGATAcagtacatattttttttttcaacatatACTCACTGAAATCTAGAATCAACTAGCAATAGCAATTTCATTTTGTAAGATACACAGTTAAAAGTAGTAGTGACAATGCTGCATATACTTTCGGGCTCTCGAAAGGCCATACTAAAAGAAATATTCAACTTTTGAGAGACAAACAACAGGTAGCCAAAACTGGTACTTTGACGCTCCTTCAAACTATAGTAATAATCTGTAGTCTTTTATACAAGGTAAGAAACAACACCTGTGGAGTCGACAGTGCCAAATCCATCTACAATGACAAATCTTGCCTGGTATAGATGAACTTTATCTTCATGCAGTTGAGAAGATCTTGGATGGTTTACTCAATTGACTAGTTGTTGCCTAGGTCACTAGGTGTCATCTATACTACAAAGGAGGGTGTCTTCCAAAAAACACCCATTTGTAAATGAGTTCAGTTGTGCTGCATGTATGCTCAACCCGGGCACATGTCCCATCCACTACCATTAAGGGCACAAAAGGGGCATTTCTGGAAGATGAATAGACATGTGTCCGGCACTGAGCCTACGTGCAGCGGAGCTGCTCTTTGTAAGCACCCACgccacaataaataaataaaagaaaatgacaagCACGCCCACATCACctatatatatttcaaaagGTACAGTGGCTAAGTAACTTCCAAACAGTGATACAGGATCCTCATATATGGGTCAGGGATTCATTGATATCATGGCTAACAACCTTAGTAttcccttttttcttggttggacTTTTAAGAATATGCAGAGTTAATGCATTCCATGTTTTCAAATTAAAGAAACAACTTTTCACTTCTCTTACTCTCTTACCAAATAATAAGAACTAACAATACATTAGAACTGGTGGTATGTACAAAATCAGTGACTCATAGTTAAATAACATACATTTATGTTCAAATCAAGCTATATAGAAAATCTTGTTACACTTTGTGTGCCATATAAATTGCATAAAaaaagtattttattttattgcattTACTTGGTTCAAGTTTGCAGATGGGTGCTGCCCATGGTACAATCATTCATTATTTGACTATGCTGTTGTATAGATTTCTGAACAGGATAGAAGATGAAAGATTCAATTTCCTATGTTTTAACATAATTTCAAGGCCTAGACTGAAATATGAACATGAGATTGACACAAGAAATGCCAAATTTTCATCAATTCACTTGAATATTAATGATGATGGAATCAGCAACTACTGTATGAAGCAGAGAATGTGTGTTTTGGTTCAGAAGGGGGATGTTTTCAGGATTTGGCTCGTCTCCAATTCTTGATCCACCAACTCTCCACCAATTCTTCACCAATGACCGACACCTGTCCTCAAAAGATCCAACAGTCTGAAATAGAAGTTGTTTTTTGAATTATAAGCTATTATCCCCAAACCACCAAACCTTTGAAACCCAAAACCACACTCTGTGAAGAATGAAGACTCCAAGGAAAAAAACCCCCCCTTCATCTCCAGAATCGGTGGATTGATCTGAAACTTTAAGATGTTCCTGTAGAATCTTAATATTAAATAGAAGGAAATAGAAAGATTAAGATTAACTTTTTAATCCCCACTCTCGTCATCTTTTTCATTCTACCTGTGAACAGAAGAATGAGGTGAGCAGGAGGAACAACAGGGGTGCTAGGTGGAAGAAAACTCTCTGGTTTCAATTGAAAGGCAGTTTTGGCTGAATTGCACAACCAAACAATCTCTGAGTTAATTTGTTGGATATGAAATCCATGGCTGAAATCCAATAACATCTGTTTAACACTGCGAGTTACAGATTTTAAACTCgttttaaatatttgaagattaattaaaaatgataaaaagcaGAGTTTCTATGTTTGGACCAGCAAAACGAGCAACCCTGCCCCATCCCCTCTTCTGCTTTTCTCAGTTGTTTCTTCACGAATCCCTCTTGGTTCTAAGATCTATGTTGAAGAAAATGATAACTGCGTCTCCTCAAATGGGGATTTCACATTTGGGGTCTTCAACCGCTCTGATCAACTTAGCTAACGGTACAGTGCAGGGATGTTGCCCTTCGCTACAATTTCCATCTTGAGCTTACCTAAGCTGGAGAtctggtttcttttttattcattgaTGGGTCATGGGGTCAGGCTGTAAATAAAAACTCCAATTCGgtggtttttttatttcatcaagGATGGCGAACAAGGGTCCGGCGCACTTCTTAGCTATAGCTATCCTGAAGGCAATTCAGCATTTTTGTTAGGGTTTCACGTATCAGAGCTCAAGCAAGAACAGGAGGATGTGGTGATGGCCAATTGTCGCACAGAGCTACTTCAGTTGCAGAATCAGAATCTCAGAGACAAAGGGGAAGTGAGAACCTaagagggtttggggttttttcgTTGCAGACTTCGTTCAAGGAGAGTGGTTATGGGTTTCAACGGTCTGGTGCTTATGTGGTTTGGTGGTTTGGGGATAAGAGTTTAAAAGTTCAAAAAGCAACTTCTATTTCAGCAGTTGGATCTTTTGAGAACAGGTGTCGATCATTGGTGAAGAATTGGTGGATCAAGAATTGGCGACAAGCCAAATCCATATTTTCAACCACTGCCCTCATTTGATGTTCAGCAATATACACAACATCAATTGAAGGCAAGCAGCTCAAATGGATAACTGGATATGTGATCTGTGAATTTTGTATGCAGGATAAGAACAATCATGAAATCCAAATAAAGCAGAGATCAGGGACAAGAGACTTACCCCATCAGAAGCAAGAACAATGAATTGATCCCTCTCTGTAAGGATCCTGTGATAGAATTCAGGTATAGAGATCACCCCATAATCCTTCAAACAGAAATCACCAAATGCCCTAGCCATTGCTAATCCAGGGGCATCATCAAATGGCAACCAAACTCTAGGAACTTCAGGTTCATCTTGTAATGCAAAAACCCTTCCTCTACACCGTTTAATGCGCTCTGCTTCCCCTGAAAATGATCAAATCTCTTACCAATTTATtccccaaaagagagagagagagagagagagagagagagagagagagagagagagagagagagagagagagagagagaataaattgCATATTCTACTGAAACAAAAGCATATGAATTATGAATGGAACTGATTTAAAAAGACATACTCGGCAAGTCAGGCTTTAGATCAACTGTCAACTGCACGGCAACAATGGAGTCATTGCTGTCCTTGGATCCCAAGATCGCACGAGAATCCCCAATGTTTCCCATGAAAAGATTCAACCCCTTAGAATCACAAggaaaaacaacagaaacaaatgAGTGGGGAAAAAGAtgccaaaagaaagagaaaaggaggacactatttttattttaaacttAGGCACCTGCTTAACAATTGTGACAGCGGTGCTACCACTGCAAAAGCTGTCCAAGGTAGGATGGGACCTTAGCTCTTTGTCCATGGCTTTGTATGACTTTAAGAAAGCTTCTCTCCATGGCAAGCCCAAGATATCCTCGGATGAGGCCTCCTTCTCAGGTTCTCTCTCGTCCTGTATAACTTTCCTACCGAAACAACCACTGTTCTTGCCATTTCTTTTAGAATCATAAGACTGCAGAAATGAGAGCAACTTCAATGGCAGGGCATCCCTCACTTTCCGGGAAACAAGATGGCCGTATGGGCCATGACCATCAAAGACTCCACAGAAAATTGCATCTTCTGGGAGGAACTCCTAAATTTAGAAGAGTAACATACAATTTAGAAAGAAATTGACCTCCATGATCATAAAGAAACTAGATAGAAAGAACATTACTTACTTCCCACACAACCATTGCATCCTGATTTATTCCTTTGCGCCCTTGCTGTGTGAATATACAAGAGGTTCTGCTCTTTCCGTTTGTGAATATCCGATTAGGTATAGAAGACAGATGGTGCAAGGTTGTGACGTGGTCAGAAAATGCCCTCTTCGTTCTCCTGCTCCTTCGGGAGCTGAAACCCGAACATGAAGATATCGTTTCTCCATTGCTCCTGCTACTAGTGCTACTGATGCCACTACTTACCGAAAGACAGCAACCCATCTATCTGCTCAAGCCCAAAACCGCAGCATCGGAAGAGAAAAGGGGCTAGGCTTCTCCTCTGGAGTTTTAACAGACAAATCTCTCAATTCCACAAGCCAAAGAGATTATTTCAGCATAAAAAAGATTCTCGCACATGGATTTGCAACTATTGCGCTTCAAACTTCATTGTAGACAACAAAGACTTTATCTAGAGTTTGATTATCCTAGTCTTCCCCTCTGCAGGAAACGTGAAGTGATAAGAAAACCAGCTGACCGAGACGAGATCCAGTTAATAAAAAGAATTATATAATCCATAACAACGTAAAGATTACTTCATTTTTaatcaaagaaggaaaagaaaaaaacacaaagtcagCACATTTCTTAGGTCTCATCCGAAAACGAGAgtaaaatagtagaaaaatACATGGCAAGATGTGTTCAGGATTTTAATacacaagaaaagaaacaaaataaaaataaaaaagatgccAGTCAACACCAGAACAGGGGAATCCGAAATGCATATGTTCCTAGGGCATACAAGAAACGAGGAAGCTGTCTGTGAATAACAGTGTTCCAAGAACTTAAAGAGGATGtaggtcaaatttttttttttttttttttttttttttttgttttcatccaCACAGTCAATTTGGCCGGCGAAAGACACGAAAACAGCAGCAATTAACGAAAACATTCACCAATTTATTCTGGAGTGGAAGAACATCCATCAAACAACATACCGAGATCGGTAGATTTTAAGCCAGATTTGAAAAAGAAACCCAAGGAAGAAACATGTAACACGGAACAAGTAGAACGAAAATTCGCTCTCAAAAGTCAAAAACCTAGAAAGACTGGCGAGGTTGGGGGAAGAGGGAGATAAGTGGATGCAGTCAAAACAAGGGAA from Macadamia integrifolia cultivar HAES 741 chromosome 11, SCU_Mint_v3, whole genome shotgun sequence encodes the following:
- the LOC122093691 gene encoding probable protein phosphatase 2C 52; translation: MGCCLSVSSGISSTSSRSNGETISSCSGFSSRRSRRTKRAFSDHVTTLHHLSSIPNRIFTNGKSRTSCIFTQQGRKGINQDAMVVWEEFLPEDAIFCGVFDGHGPYGHLVSRKVRDALPLKLLSFLQSYDSKRNGKNSGCFGRKVIQDEREPEKEASSEDILGLPWREAFLKSYKAMDKELRSHPTLDSFCSGSTAVTIVKQGLNLFMGNIGDSRAILGSKDSNDSIVAVQLTVDLKPDLPREAERIKRCRGRVFALQDEPEVPRVWLPFDDAPGLAMARAFGDFCLKDYGVISIPEFYHRILTERDQFIVLASDGVWDVLSNEEVVEIVASTPNRSSAARILVESAAREWKLKYPTSKMDDCAVVCLFLDGKMDSESDEPEDQGIYTATHQSQHSFNNTTESDDGQIPEPSLQRNFTVRSAEDSDPNSKILVAVDESDGTVMIEDQNWSGLEGVTRVNSLVQLPRFSEERRSA